A portion of the Cryptomeria japonica chromosome 5, Sugi_1.0, whole genome shotgun sequence genome contains these proteins:
- the LOC131069161 gene encoding urea-proton symporter DUR3 isoform X2, producing MGHCPKVETKVILQVWLERRYVGSRHTSEWFNTAGRNVQTGLIASVIVSQWTWAATILQSSNVAWEYGVSGPFWYASGATIQVLLFGIIAIEIKRKAPYAHTVCEIVRARWGSATHMVFLAFCFLTNIIVTAMLLLGGSAVVNALTGVNIYVASFLIPLGVIVYTLAGGLKATFLASYIHSVIGVQVPYWH from the exons ATGGGCCATTGCCCAAAAGTTGAAACAAAGGTCATCCTCCAG GTGTGGTTAGAACGGCGCTATGTTGGATCTCGACATACATCTGAATGGTTTAACACAGCTGGTAGAAATGTCCAAACAGGGCTCATAGCCAGTGTAATTGTATCCCAG TGGACATGGGCTGCAACTATTTTACAGAGTTCAAATGTTGCTTGGGAATATGGCGTCAGTGGGCCTTTTTGGTATGCAAGTGGTGCTACAATTCAG gttctcttgtttGGAATCATTGCTATTGAAATCAAAAGAAAGGCTCCATATGCACACACTGTTTGCGAGATTGTACGTGCTAG ATGGGGCTCTGCTACACACATGGTcttccttgcattttgttttttgacaaacatcattgTGACAGCCATGCTACTGCTGGGCGGTTCTGCTGTTGTAAATGCTTTGACTGGTGTAAATATATATGTTGCTAGCTTTCTGATTCCACTTGGTGTCATTGTTTACACACTTGCAGGAGGACTGAAAGCTACTTTCTTAGCTAGCTATATACATTCAGTTATTG